From a single Sphingobium sp. genomic region:
- a CDS encoding efflux RND transporter permease subunit has protein sequence MPITAAALKRSRFTLAAAIALFLAGLVAMLDFPATEEPFVEVRVATVEAYLPGASSTRVEQLVARPVEDKLREIADIKTIETTVRPGSLITTVTLHDGTPAARMPAIWQKLRAKLAEARAGLPEGTSDYVINDEFARVAVRSLALTGKGYSAGQLEDWAKAARDRLQSVEGVERISLHGVRPERVFVEVAPQRLAATGLTYDSLAAQLAERNIVASAGAIDTGRRLLAIEPSGDLPDETALGAIPVALPDGTSLPLSALGSIARGPADPPELAALYNGEPAVVLGISMRPGSNVLSFADRLDARIAEVSADLPAGMKLGDVTDQSEVVAHDLTKVGQTFLETVAVVMLVVVLFLGWRAGLVTGVIVPLTVMGTLLVMRLLGIELHMVSIAAVIIALGLFVDNGIVVVEDYQRRLALGEDRRAAAIAAGHTMAAPLLTSSLAIIFAFAPLAAGVSDTAEYMRSLAIVLAVTLLLSLLLALTVTPLMAEMFAGAHDDSHEDSGWLARVRGWYEGKVRQVIAHPSLVAGAMAGLLALSFGLFATIPSELLSESARPQVQVPIELAPGASTRATLEVAQKASALLADRKAFPEIASNVVYVNDGGPRFILGLNPPLAAPHRAYGIVNLAEGTDAPAVVARLRKVLGERFPDARIEPKRFSLGVSEANTAVFRLTGPDRAELERGAAALKQALAKVPDAEDVRDDGEGRIVRLAVEIDQSRALTAGVSSAAVARALDTATSGLPVTVLRQGEAQVPVVLRAPAADRTLPERLGALPVFGTKGAVALHEIADIRLDDQPSVLLRRNQSPVITVTARAPGMTSQGIVDAVQPAIDDLKLAPGHRLELGGDIEEAADANAGIEQYFPLALLGMAGLFLWQFGSLRKTAIIMASIPFVLIGASVGLKLSGEAMSFTATLGLLALAGIIVNNAVLLLERVQEEREAGLGLADAVAAAAAVRLRPIVMTKLTCITGLVPLFLFGGALWRPMAAAMIGGLALGTLITLVLIPALYVLLFRERQAASAA, from the coding sequence ATGCCGATCACCGCCGCGGCGCTCAAGCGCAGCCGCTTCACCCTTGCCGCCGCCATCGCCCTGTTCCTCGCAGGGCTGGTCGCCATGCTCGATTTTCCCGCCACCGAAGAACCCTTCGTCGAGGTGCGGGTGGCAACCGTCGAGGCCTATCTGCCCGGCGCCAGCAGCACGCGGGTGGAGCAGCTCGTTGCGCGTCCCGTCGAAGACAAGCTGCGCGAGATCGCCGACATCAAGACGATCGAGACGACAGTGCGCCCCGGCTCGCTGATCACCACGGTGACGCTGCACGACGGCACCCCGGCGGCGCGCATGCCCGCGATCTGGCAGAAGCTGCGCGCCAAGCTCGCCGAAGCCCGCGCCGGGCTGCCCGAGGGCACCAGCGACTACGTGATCAACGACGAGTTCGCCCGCGTCGCGGTGCGCAGCCTGGCGCTCACCGGCAAGGGCTACAGCGCCGGCCAGCTCGAGGACTGGGCCAAGGCCGCGCGCGACCGGCTGCAATCGGTCGAGGGGGTGGAGCGCATCTCGCTCCACGGGGTGCGGCCCGAGCGGGTGTTCGTCGAGGTCGCGCCGCAGCGCCTCGCCGCGACGGGCCTCACCTATGACAGTCTCGCCGCGCAGCTCGCCGAACGCAACATCGTCGCCTCGGCAGGGGCGATCGACACCGGACGCCGCCTGCTCGCGATCGAGCCGAGCGGCGATCTGCCCGATGAGACCGCGCTCGGTGCCATTCCCGTCGCGCTGCCCGACGGCACCAGCCTGCCGCTGAGCGCGCTCGGCAGCATCGCTCGCGGCCCGGCCGATCCGCCCGAGCTCGCCGCGCTCTACAATGGCGAGCCTGCCGTGGTGCTCGGCATCTCGATGCGCCCCGGTTCCAACGTCCTGAGCTTCGCCGACCGGCTCGACGCGCGGATCGCCGAGGTCTCCGCCGATCTTCCGGCCGGGATGAAGCTGGGCGACGTCACCGATCAGTCCGAAGTGGTGGCGCACGATCTAACCAAGGTCGGCCAGACCTTCCTCGAGACCGTCGCGGTGGTGATGCTAGTGGTGGTGCTGTTCCTCGGCTGGCGCGCAGGGCTGGTGACCGGCGTGATCGTGCCGCTCACGGTAATGGGCACGCTGCTGGTGATGCGCCTCCTCGGCATCGAGCTCCACATGGTCTCGATCGCGGCGGTGATCATCGCACTGGGCCTGTTCGTCGACAACGGGATCGTGGTGGTCGAGGATTACCAGCGCCGCCTGGCGCTCGGCGAAGACAGGCGCGCGGCGGCGATTGCGGCCGGCCACACCATGGCCGCCCCGCTGCTCACCTCGAGCCTTGCGATCATCTTTGCCTTCGCGCCGCTCGCCGCCGGGGTCAGCGATACGGCCGAATACATGCGCAGCCTCGCGATCGTGCTGGCGGTGACGCTGCTCCTGTCGCTGCTGCTGGCGCTTACCGTAACCCCGCTGATGGCCGAAATGTTCGCCGGTGCGCATGACGATAGCCATGAGGATAGCGGCTGGCTCGCGCGGGTGCGCGGCTGGTATGAAGGCAAGGTCCGGCAGGTGATTGCCCATCCCTCGCTGGTGGCGGGCGCCATGGCCGGGCTGCTGGCGCTCTCGTTCGGCCTGTTCGCGACGATCCCGTCCGAACTCCTCTCGGAAAGCGCCCGCCCGCAGGTGCAGGTGCCGATCGAGCTCGCCCCCGGCGCCTCGACCCGCGCGACGCTGGAGGTGGCGCAGAAGGCCTCCGCCCTGCTTGCCGACCGCAAGGCCTTCCCCGAAATCGCCAGCAACGTGGTCTATGTCAACGATGGCGGCCCGCGCTTCATCCTCGGCCTCAACCCGCCGCTCGCCGCACCGCACCGGGCCTATGGCATCGTCAACCTTGCCGAGGGGACCGATGCGCCCGCAGTGGTGGCACGGCTGCGCAAGGTGCTGGGCGAGCGCTTTCCCGATGCGCGGATCGAGCCCAAGCGCTTCTCGCTCGGCGTCTCGGAGGCCAACACCGCGGTATTCCGCCTGACCGGCCCCGACCGCGCCGAACTCGAACGCGGTGCCGCGGCGCTCAAACAGGCGCTCGCCAAGGTGCCGGACGCCGAGGACGTGCGCGACGATGGCGAGGGGCGGATCGTGCGCCTCGCGGTAGAAATCGACCAGTCCCGCGCGCTCACTGCAGGGGTCAGCTCGGCCGCGGTCGCCCGCGCGCTCGACACGGCGACCAGCGGCCTGCCGGTCACCGTCCTACGCCAGGGCGAGGCGCAGGTGCCGGTGGTGCTGCGCGCGCCCGCCGCCGACCGCACCCTGCCCGAACGGCTCGGCGCACTGCCGGTGTTCGGCACCAAAGGCGCGGTTGCCCTGCACGAGATCGCCGACATCCGCCTCGACGACCAGCCGAGTGTGCTGCTGCGCCGCAACCAGAGCCCGGTCATTACCGTCACCGCGCGCGCGCCGGGGATGACCTCGCAGGGGATCGTCGATGCGGTGCAGCCCGCCATCGACGACCTCAAGCTCGCCCCCGGCCACCGGCTCGAACTGGGCGGCGACATCGAGGAGGCGGCCGATGCCAATGCGGGGATCGAGCAATACTTCCCGCTCGCTCTCCTCGGCATGGCGGGGCTGTTCCTGTGGCAGTTCGGATCGCTCAGAAAGACCGCGATCATCATGGCCTCGATCCCCTTCGTGCTGATCGGCGCCTCGGTGGGCCTCAAACTGAGCGGCGAGGCGATGAGCTTCACCGCGACGCTGGGCCTGCTCGCGCTCGCCGGGATCATCGTCAACAACGCGGTGCTGCTGCTCGAGCGGGTGCAGGAGGAACGCGAGGCCGGGCTTGGCCTTGCCGATGCAGTCGCCGCTGCCGCCGCCGTGCGCCTGCGCCCGATCGTGATGACCAAGCTCACCTGCATCACCGGGCTTGTCCCCCTGTTCCTGTTCGGCGGCGCGCTGTGGCGGCCGATGGCGGCAGCGATGATCGGCGGGCTCGCCCTGGGCACGCTCATCACTCTCGTCCTGATCCCCGCCCTCTACGTCCTGCTGTTCCGGGAGCGGCAGGCCGCAAGCGCCGCCTGA
- a CDS encoding efflux RND transporter periplasmic adaptor subunit → MSKPSLILSGLAASALAFAVSACSGGEEPVANPPRTVLVAPATASEGGEALAIGTVRGENQAMVAAAQGGRVQALYVDVGARVTQGQVLARLDAQAAQLRSRQAEAEARQAGIVAEERARNAERAAKLQADAAATDAELEAARSEARAAAAASDAARAAAAAARHDAAEGVLRAPVSGVIAERRTSLGAVLAPGEIAFAIEGAGERLIDAALPETLARTLKPGDVVAFRHPGGAGEARVTGISARAHGGGGGRMAVLTVIAGDPAPGLVVDLALRSDPGAAVSVPLAAVLKGRGGSKAVLVVGADKRLRQAPVALKGLAGSQALVTGKLAPGELVVAAGGEFLEPGLTVRPQRAQR, encoded by the coding sequence GTGAGCAAGCCATCACTTATATTAAGCGGCTTGGCCGCCTCCGCTCTCGCCTTCGCGGTCTCCGCCTGCAGCGGCGGCGAGGAACCTGTTGCCAATCCCCCGCGCACCGTGCTGGTTGCCCCGGCGACTGCCTCCGAAGGCGGCGAAGCGCTCGCGATCGGAACCGTGCGCGGCGAGAACCAGGCTATGGTCGCGGCCGCCCAGGGTGGCCGCGTCCAGGCTCTCTACGTCGATGTCGGCGCGCGCGTCACGCAAGGCCAAGTGCTCGCGCGGCTGGATGCCCAAGCGGCGCAGCTGCGCAGCCGCCAGGCCGAGGCCGAGGCCCGTCAGGCCGGAATCGTCGCCGAGGAACGCGCACGCAACGCCGAGCGCGCCGCCAAGCTCCAGGCCGACGCTGCCGCCACCGACGCCGAACTCGAAGCGGCCCGCAGCGAGGCCCGCGCTGCGGCCGCTGCCAGCGATGCCGCTCGCGCCGCCGCCGCCGCAGCACGGCACGATGCCGCCGAAGGCGTGCTGCGCGCGCCCGTCAGCGGGGTCATTGCCGAGCGCCGCACCAGCCTTGGCGCGGTGCTCGCACCCGGCGAGATCGCCTTCGCGATCGAGGGCGCGGGCGAACGCCTGATCGATGCCGCCCTGCCCGAAACGCTCGCCCGCACCCTGAAGCCCGGCGATGTGGTGGCCTTCCGCCACCCCGGTGGCGCGGGCGAGGCGCGGGTCACCGGCATCAGCGCCCGCGCCCACGGCGGCGGGGGCGGGCGGATGGCGGTGCTCACGGTGATTGCGGGCGATCCCGCGCCCGGCCTCGTGGTCGACCTTGCCCTGCGCAGCGATCCGGGCGCGGCCGTCAGCGTTCCGCTCGCGGCCGTGCTCAAGGGGCGCGGGGGGAGCAAGGCCGTGCTGGTGGTCGGTGCCGACAAGCGACTGCGCCAGGCGCCCGTCGCACTCAAAGGCCTTGCCGGATCGCAGGCGCTGGTCACCGGCAAGCTTGCCCCGGGCGAGCTGGTGGTCGCCGCGGGCGGCGAGTTCCTCGAACCCGGTCTCACCGTCCGGCCGCAGCGCGCCCAGCGCTGA